aacaaGTCAATTATCAAATACCAAGTAAATCCTAAGTTTTGTactttactcaatttagtcattgtattgGAAATCAATATCAAATACATCAAATCAATTCAAGTAATCCTCAATAACTCACCTTGAATCTCATATAACACAAAATGTCATGCACATGCAAAAACTTAAGTGTTCCCAAATCATATAAATACAAACCATAAATTCTGAGTTACTCGTCGACGGCTTTGAATTTTCCTTTCCCTTTCAATGAATCTAGGTCAAATTTAGCTATAGAttgacataaaaaatatataattatcaattaccaaccaattcacaatcaaataataatttatgcaagttttacaatttattcaatttagtccttaaaccgagACTAACCTAACTTTTAACTTAAAGCTCCAAATTGAATTTTGATGTCACTATAATTCATTAGGGACCTCCTATTTCTTATTCCTactatcaattttatattttaattagtttgatccctaatgtacaaaactattaattaagctttacaatttaatcctttttcacatctaagcttaaaatctatcaatttaacacctaaaattTCAATAACTCAACTGATATAAAATGGGAGTAGAGGAAGCGGAAGAAGGATCAAATTCAAGTTGCTTGACTTAAGAAGGAAAATTTTGGTTGTGACCTGAAAAAAAGaaccaaataaatttagaaaaaataataataataataataaaacttaaaaaaataaaggataaatattcaaaataataactaaatagtgaaaatatatattaaagtaaagtGGAAGATGGAACAATAAACCGATGGATATGATGGATATAAggataaatgtcaaattgaaccctttgagatataaatctcaacaaattcaattaatggctctaatcaacCATCCAAGAAATAATCCTTGGCAAATTAAAGGGTGAAGAATGAATTCCCATGACTACTTGAAGAAAATCGAAAAGAAAACAacttctaaaaatcacaagaaagaaaCCTTGTACAAAAATCAAACTTCCAGAATTGAAAACTTTATCAATGAAAAACAATTGTTtgatttgtgtacaatgcaaaagCATATATAagagctagctaaataaatctaaataaaactcttaagtatactagaactctaattgaattaaacaagaagtagttttaaactaaactttcttattaacataaaactcctaaataaattaaactacttaataattattaaaaattcaaaataataaaataataaaataataaaagctgataaatataatattgggctcatatataataaaaattaatcccaaactcaaacccaatatgatttaaactcgagtTAAAAGCACGAAACTTGTAATTCTCGTCATAATCCCATTTAGAAATTTTGCTTGCGCAATCTTCAATAAATTGGTTATAACTTGAGCTCctaaactcaaaatcgagtgattcaaagtgcgtttcgAATCTAAGAGATATATCTTCAAATGCCATGAGACATCTTAACCAAGCAATACATGTATCCCATACAAAAAGTCATCGCAAGTCTGATGATTTCCCAAACTTAAAAATTGGCAGCTtcagtgaatgaaatttaataaatttcaccctacCCATGCATGTATCATCAACAATGGAAAGTTCCTAAAAATTTATCTAGTTTTATAAATTGctacatgagctagctaaataaagctcctatgacctcaaaaacataaaaattacaagaaaaagactaaattacactAACCAATTGTTGAACGAAAGATTAAGCTTTCATTaggttttttttctctcttttgcttcGAGTAGataaagaagatgatgaagaaaTGTTCCTTTATCATCCACTTTCtctatattatacatatatattattaatttaataaatcatagtttaattaatttaaaccttaaattaattaaacttaaaaccTTGATCAACCATccactattatatatattaatatggtCTAATTGTTATTTTAGACCTTTAGTTAACTGTAATTTAAgtcttcaatttattttttaattaaaaattatagcgattagactttacaatttagtccctgagccctaATTAATCACCAATTTAGCTAAAAtacttatccaaaatttaattcatcattataataactccgtaaatatttttatttaataattagaaACTTGATTTACCGAAACAGGGTCCCAAAATCGTATTTTTCGACACTACTGGAAACCGAGTCATTACAAAAATAATTGTCTCTAATGAACAGTAAAGAAGGCTTTATATGGGCTagctaagtacatccaaataaaaatatattgaaactttaattaatctaaacaagaagtagttttaaactaaactttcttgttgactatgaaacataaaactcctaactaacttcaaatatttaaaaaagataaatttcagaataaataaataataaaacctaataaatacaatattgaactcatatataacaaaaattaaccctaaaaatcgAATCCAATAtgtttaaactcgaattaaaagcccgatTCCCATCCAAAAATTCTACTCACGCAGCCTTCACTAAAacgatcataacttgagctcccaaactTGCAATAATgtgattcaaagtgtgtttcgaatttaagagatagatcttcaaaaGATATGTAGATATCTCAACCCAAAAATGCCTCGATCCCATCCAAAAACTCGTCGCAAGTCAACTGATTTCTCAAGCTTGAAAATTGGCACATtcggtgaatggaatttaataaatttcaccccatccgtgcatgtatcagGGAGAGAGACGGGGTGGGGTGGGACGATGGAGGAGATGAAgggggaggggaggggagggggaaggttttttttttaaatttttatttaggattaatataattatttttatttcatattaataaagaatttaaatttattatatatgtttttgaaaatacttatgtatttttatatatatcttttagtTTTTTAGAGATAGGATCAAATTGaaaccatttgaaaattttgagagttagtttcttaaaattataactaaattaatatgatatgtaaaagttgagggctagacttgttattatatatttttcaactaTCACATCACCCTCACGTTAGTGCAATTAACGAAATGACTAGAAAAAACAATCTCGGTTAGTTGAGTGGccaaattaaaaagaatttataGTTAGCtgacaaaaaagaaacaaatccATAGTTGAATGATAAGTTtagaaaattcataattagatgACCTAGAAGGAAAAATAGCCCCTAATCTCCGGTGTAGGTTGCGTTAAATCTTTTATCTATTTTGCTAAACGTACAAGATCGTGAAAAGGCGTGATAACAGCTCTTCCTCACTTACACATTTCAATTGAAGTTACCACTTATAGCCACGTGGGATGGGAGCACAAGCTTTGTCGAGAGTTGAATATAAGCGCCGATATACGTAATTGCAAACCACACCACCCAATAAAGTATAAACGTACAAACTAATTACTCCAAATAGCCTTTTTCTTTGCGGTCAATTTTGTTATTAGTCTCTTTGTTATACATAAATTgtgaatttagtccttatatcctctaatttagttatttttagtcactctaatttgcaaattttgaattttgcGCTTGAAcacaacaaatatattattacgCGTATAAGTTCATATTAGTTAAGCTATTTCCACATAATGTATTTAATgggttatttttttttacatgggattgaaattttaaaattcaaaaattataaattctaaaaatcatcaaattataGAATGAGGACTAAATACAAAATTTATGCATAGTGCAAGCTTATTAACAAAAttagtataaggattaaataaacAACTTGTTCATAGTAAAGGGACTAGTAACACAATTtgatgttttcttttttcttttcttttattattatttattacctTTTTTCCCTCTCTTTTTTCTCTCGTTTTCTTTTTTCGTTTCTTTCTATTCTGTGTTGCTGTTgctgattttatttgaaaaagaaactgaaaatcGATAGCAATGACGACGCCAACTCGAGATGCAATCGAGAGTTTCAAGAGCATAACTGGAGAATCGGAGTCGGTTGCTTTACGGAAATTACAGGTACATTCATTTGTTTTCCtcttttcaccttttctttttaCTTCCTAATTTTACAGATTtgttttctagggtttttatacctTAAAACTTAGCTTTCTTGATAGCCAACCAGTTTCTTTGTGGAATATAATGCATATTGTGGAATACAATGTTTTTAATTGTTTTCTTGGATATCTGGTTAATTTGAAAGTGATCATGTCTTGTAGTTTCAGTGTTATAGATTTAGATTCATAATTATTGTGATTCTGCGTACTGATAGTTCTACATTGATTTGTTGTTAATGTACATATGCTAAAGATTATACTCATTTAATGCTTTGATTGGTAAATAGGAGTATGGTGGCAACTTAAATGCGGCTGTCAGCGCACATTTTCTTGAACTGGAAAGAAGCATGTTTGGCTCTATCCcttaattatattttcatttgtaattaatttataaatgaattaatttacgTTTTCTTTTTTGTGTTTGGTCTTGCTTTTCATGTTCAGCACGAACCCGGTATCTTCTGCTTCTTCTCAGAATAATTTTGTTGATACGAACAATCAAAGTGGACTTGGAACAGGTGGAATTGTTCCACTCATCTCTGCTGTTAGAAGATTTAGGCCTTCATTATTGCTTGACCCCAATTACAGGAGAAATTTGTTAAACCAGATCGGCACTCCTAATTTCAATCATTATACAACATCTCCTCATATGGGAGAGGTGACCGGGGTCCCTGTAGGGTTTAATGGTCGAAATGAGCATCCTCTGAATTCAGGAGTCAGACCTGTCATCACGGATTCACCAGGAACACCATCATACTATGGAGAGGGGACTTACAACAATTTCTCAAGAGATGATCATCAACATCCCAATGATATAGAATCTGAAATGATGCAAGCTGCAATTGAGGCTTCTAAGCGGGATTTTGAACAGACATATATGAATGAGCAACGTGGTTCTTTCTATGTAAACACTCATACTGTCGAACAATGTGGTTCTTCCTAGGCTTTTTTAgattcttaattcttatttttatgATGCAGGGTTCATCTAGTGTTGGGCTTCAACAACAGCAAGAAGATGAAGAGCTTGCTCGTGCAATTTCATTGTCTTTGAAGGTTTTCACTTCTTTTTCCTGGTTTCATGATTTGAATTTCCTTGTGTCTTTTTCACTTTTGGTCCTGGCTTCTCTCTAACATCAAGTAAGTTCAGACAGCAAATGAAGAGAAAGCAATGCGTATGCCGAAGGATCATTACGAACAAATGGGAACTTATGATTCAAATGATAAAACTACGGAAACGACTAATAACAGCTCGAAGGTGTGTATTCTACTCTGCTTTAGTTTGTTACAGATAAAATTTCTGCGAACAGGTGCATTCTCTCATAAATGCAGTGACCTGCAGTTATTGAGAATGCAGTAGAATGCATTTACTGAAACTGATATCAACACATAATAGTAGCTTTTCTGAAACAATGAGGTCTCATGTTATCTAATTTGGCAGTTAATCATTAGAGTTATTATTTTGTTGTGTGCCTTAGAACAAATCCATTGCATATTCTGTGACACtgataaaatgttttgtttgCTTTTGTGTTGGTACGAGGAGTTCAGGGAACTAGAAATGTTAAGCTTGATCTTCAGTTTAGTAGCTTTATCTGTTTTGGGAATTTATCTTTCGACTTATATTTTTGTTGTGTGCTTTAGAAACAAATCCATTGCATATTCTGTGACTGTGATCAAATGTTTTGTTTGCTTTTGTGGCGGTTAAAGGTGTTCAGAGCACCAGAAATGTAAAGCTTAACCTTCTGTTTACTTTAGTTTATTTAGCTCTATATATTAGAATTTATCTTTCTTTTAGCTGATTAGGTCTAAACTCTAAAGTGAATATCCTAACTCTCTGGAACAGTAAGATAAGGGAAGTTTCAAATGGTCTAGCTAAAAGTGTTACATGCTTCTTGTTTCTCATGGAAGCACCTTTTCCTTGTTAATAAGAAGTGTGTTGAATCCAAGATAGGAAACTCTTCACTTAGACAACGACCAGTGACTCATGAATCTGTCCATGATACTCAAAATCATCTTCTGAGTAAAGATTCCTTGAATTCTAATGAGGTATTAACCTTCTAATATCACAAAATTTCTGCTTCTCGAGCTAAGGACCATGTTAATGTTTTACTGATTATACTGATTTCTTCTTTTCTGGGAAAAGTGGGTTGATATTTCACAGAAAGAGCTTGATGAAGCAATTATGCTGGAGACCCAACTTTTTAGCCAGATTCCTGAAGGCAGTTCGTATATCCTTTCTCATGAGCAAGGTGGTCCGGGTAGAAGCATTAATCCTGGTCTAGAGGCTGTATCTGGTCCACAACCATCCTCTATAATGGACCAATGTTTACTGCGGCAACAGCAGGTTTAGATGACTCCTAGAATGACACGTAATATCGTCTACTGATTATATTTACCTCTGATGAATTGGACAAATTTCACTTGTTAGGATGAGGAGTATCTGATATCTCTATTAGCTGACAAAGAAAAGGAGATGAATGCTCTTAAGAAAGCTGAAAGTCATAGTTTGAAAGAAGAATCTCTCAGAAGGAAACATGAAGGAGAGGTGATATATATTTTACCTATGTAGGATAAAAGATGCATTTAATATTCTTGATTTGTCCATTTGTTCTTACGTACTATTTGTTATATGATTAGGAAACTTGTGATGATGCCTGT
The Gossypium hirsutum isolate 1008001.06 chromosome A07, Gossypium_hirsutum_v2.1, whole genome shotgun sequence genome window above contains:
- the LOC121232297 gene encoding plant UBX domain-containing protein 9 isoform X3, with protein sequence MTTPTRDAIESFKSITGESESVALRKLQEYGGNLNAAVSAHFLELERSITNPVSSASSQNNFVDTNNQSGLGTGGIVPLISAVRRFRPSLLLDPNYRRNLLNQIGTPNFNHYTTSPHMGEVTGVPVGFNGRNEHPLNSGVRPVITDSPGTPSYYGEGTYNNFSRDDHQHPNDIESEMMQAAIEASKRDFEQTYMNEQRGSFYGSSSVGLQQQQEDEELARAISLSLKTANEEKAMRMPKDHYEQMGTYDSNDKTTETTNNSSKIGNSSLRQRPVTHESVHDTQNHLLSKDSLNSNEWVDISQKELDEAIMLETQLFSQIPEGSSYILSHEQGGPGRSINPGLEAVSGPQPSSIMDQCLLRQQQDEEYLISLLADKEKEMNALKKAESHSLKEESLRRKHEGEEVNKVMSAKSTSLPPEPAIDDDNAITILVRMPDGTRHGRRFRKSDKLQLLFDFIDVGEVVKPETYRVVRPYPRRAFDAADCF
- the LOC121232297 gene encoding plant UBX domain-containing protein 9 isoform X4, translated to MTTPTRDAIESFKSITGESESVALRKLQEYGGNLNAAVSAHFLELERSITNPVSSASSQNNFVDTNNQSGLGTGGIVPLISAVRRFRPSLLLDPNYRRNLLNQIGTPNFNHYTTSPHMGEVTGVPVGFNGRNEHPLNSGVRPVITDSPGTPSYYGEGTYNNFSRDDHQHPNDIESEMMQAAIEASKRDFEQTYMNEQRGSFYGSSSVGLQQQQEDEELARAISLSLKTANEEKAMRMPKDHYEQMGTYDSNDKTTETTNNSSKWVDISQKELDEAIMLETQLFSQIPEGSSYILSHEQGGPGRSINPGLEAVSGPQPSSIMDQCLLRQQQDEEYLISLLADKEKEMNALKKAESHSLKEESLRRKHEGEEVNKVMSAKSTSLPPEPAIDDDNAITILVRMPDGTRHGRRFRKSDKLQLLFDFIDVGEVVKPETYRVVRPYPRRAFDAADCF
- the LOC121232297 gene encoding plant UBX domain-containing protein 9 isoform X2; this encodes MTTPTRDAIESFKSITGESESVALRKLQEYGGNLNAAVSAHFLELERSITNPVSSASSQNNFVDTNNQSGLGTGGIVPLISAVRRFRPSLLLDPNYRRNLLNQIGTPNFNHYTTSPHMGEVTGVPVGFNGRNEHPLNSGVRPVITDSPGTPSYYGEGTYNNFSRDDHQHPNDIESEMMQAAIEASKRDFEQTYMNEQRGSFYGSSSVGLQQQQEDEELARAISLSLKTANEEKAMRMPKDHYEQMGTYDSNDKTTETTNNSSKCVESKIGNSSLRQRPVTHESVHDTQNHLLSKDSLNSNEWVDISQKELDEAIMLETQLFSQIPEGSSYILSHEQGGPGRSINPGLEAVSGPQPSSIMDQCLLRQQQDEEYLISLLADKEKEMNALKKAESHSLKEESLRRKHEGEEVNKVMSAKSTSLPPEPAIDDDNAITILVRMPDGTRHGRRFRKSDKLQLLFDFIDVGEVVKPETYRVVRPYPRRAFDAADCF
- the LOC121232297 gene encoding plant UBX domain-containing protein 9 isoform X1, whose amino-acid sequence is MTTPTRDAIESFKSITGESESVALRKLQEYGGNLNAAVSAHFLELERSITNPVSSASSQNNFVDTNNQSGLGTGGIVPLISAVRRFRPSLLLDPNYRRNLLNQIGTPNFNHYTTSPHMGEVTGVPVGFNGRNEHPLNSGVRPVITDSPGTPSYYGEGTYNNFSRDDHQHPNDIESEMMQAAIEASKRDFEQTYMNEQRGSFYGSSSVGLQQQQEDEELARAISLSLKTANEEKAMRMPKDHYEQMGTYDSNDKTTETTNNSSKHLFLVNKKCVESKIGNSSLRQRPVTHESVHDTQNHLLSKDSLNSNEWVDISQKELDEAIMLETQLFSQIPEGSSYILSHEQGGPGRSINPGLEAVSGPQPSSIMDQCLLRQQQDEEYLISLLADKEKEMNALKKAESHSLKEESLRRKHEGEEVNKVMSAKSTSLPPEPAIDDDNAITILVRMPDGTRHGRRFRKSDKLQLLFDFIDVGEVVKPETYRVVRPYPRRAFDAADCF